The following coding sequences lie in one Crassostrea angulata isolate pt1a10 chromosome 10, ASM2561291v2, whole genome shotgun sequence genomic window:
- the LOC128165938 gene encoding uncharacterized protein LOC128165938, whose product MTKRRIKRNFEEQFAVVSSLTVTPPKSTNDETKPKKTRNWSYNKVWRRGEAQEQENGRNPGGKPGKVLPVPPSQTEVTPVPPSQTKVKCGPPQTAHGWRYNRVWRRDRVWRRENFEEQFAVVSSLTVTPPKSTNDEIKPKKTRNWSYNKVWRRGEAQEQENGRNPGGKPGKVPPVPPSQNKVTPVLPSQDKVIPASPLKAKVTPVPPLQTKVKRDPPQTVLTSVNKSSASTTNTVPSAEMRVSDTAKTNSVSLTPVKTATSGTHELVSTTYDVYCKETQSDPLSGTEKTQGEARPNRCSSREDVVQSPADRWGMSSKDNAPDSPVAGDKKHLKESLKRKRCEPQTTISKRIMLEHSAAVSQLTSVSYRFLWSMETLFDGLCLVFEDFRL is encoded by the exons ATGACAAAAAGGCGAATTAAGAGG AATTTCGAGGAACAGTTTGCTGTTGTCTCGTCGTTGACAGTTACACCACCAAAGTCGACGAATGACGAG ACCAAACCAAAGAAAACTCGTAACTGGTCCTATAACAAAGTATGGCGCAGGGGCGAAGCCCAGGAACAGGAGAACGGGAGAAATCCCGGGGGCAAGCCCGGCAAGGTCCTACCTGTACCGCCATCACAGACCGAGGTCACACCTGTTCCGCCATCACAGACCAAGGTCAAG TGTGGTCCGCCCCAGACAGCCCATGGCTGGCGCTACAACAGAGTGTGGAGGAGGGACAGGGTGTGGAGGAGAGAG AATTTCGAGGAACAGTTTGCTGTTGTCTCGTCGTTGACAGTTACACCGCCAAAGTCGACGAATGACGAG ATCAAACCAAAGAAAACTCGTAACTGGTCCTATAACAAAGTATGGCGCAGGGGCGAAGCACAGGAACAAGAGAACGGGAGAAATCCCGGGGGCAAGCCCGGCAAGGTCCCACCTGTACCGCCATCACAGAACAAAGTCACACCTGTATTGCCATCACAGGACAAGGTCATACCAGCATCGCCATTGAAGGCAAAGGTCACACCTGTACCTCCATTACAGACCAAGGTCAAG CGTGATCCGCCCCAGACAGTCCTGACGTCAGTGAACAAGTCCTCCGCCTCGACCACCAACACCGTACCCTCGGCTGAGATGCGCGTGTCTGACACTGCAAAAACTAACTCTGTCTCTCTGACCCCCGTGAAGACGGCGACTTCCGGCACACATGAGCTGGTGTCTACTACGTATGACGTATATTGCAAGGAGACCCAGTCGGACCCTCTCTCTGGTACGGAGAAAACCCAGGGCGAAGCAAGGCCAAATCGTTGCTCATCTAGAGAAGATGTGGTTCAATCTCCCGCTGATAGATGGGGTATGTCCTCCAAAGACAATGCGCCGGATTCTCCAGTGGCTGGGGACAAAAAG CACCTGAAGGAGTCTCTTAAGAGAAAGCGATGTGAGCCTCAAACCACCATCAGCAAGCGCATTATGCTGGAGCACTCAGCAGCCGTCAGTCAGCTGACGTCTGTCAGT tatCGTTTTCTGTGGAGTATGGAGACCCTCTTTGACGGACTCTGTCTTGTCTTTGAGGACTTCCGTCTTTGA
- the LOC128166351 gene encoding nucleolar protein 11-like, which yields MAASIGEPVVFADDIKDPSVLNVATCGTEGSVIVTQNPNLINIYKVEDQKALQSWSSKHNEHITSPVIWSEHNQKYVTVINTKTAKTWGKDEQNFEKSSTKHAKCAINRILPSDTTEPVVLFNNGGVAFLGRIKDTQEGPLSDKDEILFCDLMRMSSDLCVVCLLNQEGKLQLMSYWYRNDEWIRHTHPVEVTPNTQVVSCHAVPGRNNVKVFILCLNGDLLCQNLSFDQCTSQNLQTIVGVTKTTSMVALSSTHIVLAGCTKDNQDVIGIYDVKFGAFEVCKPLPAAKKSSIKLFALHGHLFVLCHRTLHMFSYSCHPSSLSSILGHQRVDIQPQTETPPPGPLSWSKSKSSSSNTEANKLYSELQNISMAKTQKEFEKKFLSIMKSHESDATGLLSETTTMEQIVQRCVTDQKFWPHNVLDQLLVHRLVPNRCIKEIAEGIIRHEDVALLLQCLNSVSDIPEESLCSLINFILGVEDSKVAEAAKMDGFSGTGKSNSPLSEAKGHIVNKIVKKPYNDVFIIECLHTITFQNVLTLLEYLCYLISNLDTQVSSMPDLAQIVSFICVLIDAHYQQLVLSPDSQDVLISLHRTVEGQREYFAEFLTLDVLISQMKRQFAIPRPRAVGKYCIEVLHVY from the exons ATGGCTGCCTCCATTGGGGAACCTGTCGTGTTTGCCGATGACATAAAAGACCCAAGTGTTTTGAATGTTGCCACTTGTGGCACGGAGGGAAGTGTGATCGTAACCCAAAATCCAAATTTGATCAACATATACAAG GTTGAGGACCAGAAGGCTCTGCAGAGCTGGTCATCCAAGCACAATGAACATATTACCAGCCCAGTCATCTGGAGTGAACACAATCAGAAATATGTCACAGTGATCAATACGAAG ACTGCCAAAACCTGGGGAAAAGATGAACAGAATTTTGAAAAGTCCAGCACAAAACAT GCAAAATGTGCAATCAACAGAATTCTGCCAAGTGACACAACAGAACCAGTCGTGCTATTCAACAATGGTGGCGTCGCTTTCCTGGGTAGGATCAAGGACACACAAGAGGGGCCACTGTCTGATAAAGACGAAATCTTATTCTGTGATTTGATGAGGATGAGCTCAGACCTGTGTGTGGTGTGTCTTCTTAACCAAGAG GGCAAGCTGCAGTTAATGAGTTACTGGTACAGAAACGATGAGTGGATCCGACACACCCACCCTGTGGAGGTGACCCCAAACACCCAGGTGGTGAGCTGTCACGCTGTGCCCGGCAGGAACAATGTCAAAGTGTTCATACTGT GTCTGAATGGGGATTTGTTGTGTCAAAACTTATCCTTTGATCAGTGCACATCTCAGAATCTGCAAACTATTGTGGGAGTTACCAAGACGACCAGTATGGTGGCCCTAAGCTCCACCCACATAGTACTGGCAGGTTGTACCAAAGATAACCAGG ATGTCATTGGAATATATGATGTAAAATTTGGTGCTTTTGAAGTGTGTAAGCCTTTACCTGCTGCAAAGAAATCATCTATAAAA CTGTTTGCCCTCCATGGTCACCTGTTTGTGCTGTGCCACAGAACTCTCCACATGTTCTCCTACTCCTGTCACCCCTCATCACTGTCCAGTATCCTGGGTCACCAGCGAGTGGACATCCAGCCCCAGACTGAGACCCCACCTCCAGGGCCACTGTCCTGGTCCAAATCA AAGTCATCCTCATCCAACACAGAAGCCAACAAGTTGTATTCAGAGTTACAAAACATTTCTATG GCAAAAACCCAAAAGGAGTTTGAGAAGAAGTTTCTAAGCATCATGAAGAGTCATGAGAGTGATGCCACGGGGCTGCTTAGTGAGACCACCACCATGGAACAGATTGTTCAGCGGTGTGTGACTGATCAGAAGTTCTGGCCCCACAATGTTCTGGATCAGCTGCTGGTTCACAGGCTGGTGCCCAATAG gtGTATTAAAGAAATAGCAGAAGGAATTATAAGACATGAAGATGTAGCTCTACTATTGCAATGTCTCAACTCAGTCAGTGATATTCCAGAAGAGTCTCTTTGTTCACTCATAAATTTCATCCTTGG tGTGGAAGATTCCAAAGTAGCAGAGGCAGCCAAAATGGATGGGTTCTCTGGAACGGGGAAAAGTAACTCCCCTTTGTCAGAGGCTAAAGGTCACATTGT AAACAAGATTGTTAAAAAGCCCTACAACGATGTGTTCATCATTGAGTGCCTCCACACCATTACATTCCAGAATGTGTTG acATTACTGGAGTATCTGTGTTATTTGATCAGTAACCTGGACACACAAGTCAGCAGTATGCCAGACCTTGCTCAG ATTGTGAGCTTTATCTGTGTGCTGATCGATGCCCATTACCAGCAACTAGTCCTCTCCCCTGATTCCCAGGATGTGCTGATCAGTCTCCACCGTACAGTGGAGGGacag cgagAATACTTCGCTGAATTTCTGACTCTGGATGTACTCATCTCACAGATGAAGAGACAGTTTGCTATTCCACGGCCCAGGGCTGTCGGCAAATACTGCATTGAAGTCCTGCATGTTTATTGA